From a single Cotesia glomerata isolate CgM1 linkage group LG6, MPM_Cglom_v2.3, whole genome shotgun sequence genomic region:
- the LOC123266530 gene encoding odorant receptor 13a-like — MTEEDARLVEEEFKKVSSLLSWSETFLTIGGIWPLDKTYKRATFFTIYLTFQLIMEYGELLAVFGDLEAMVLSVLESVMQSMVYTKLFVFRYSVMLRNLILTIKEDFEDTYYEDWVEKKIYLEYNALAKLFYKISMPYITVAATLYYLRPFLTYYVIMPLITDTSNLTFLVLPFRLKLFFPIETTQSYFIMYGYLSPMVYLLICHNAWICLLITMVLHICGQLAVLNYRIRRIPPDIDEHKIQVVFGRLVRRHMRSIWMAKKLDDTFHFVLLIDLVGTTLLLGLMCYIVIIGSSMSESSFGYVYIICAIATVFLLYGYCIVGECLINESKKINEAYYECLWYKSSQKFRKSLLICLTETQEPLRITAGKFFTFSLSGFTDVLKTAMSYLSMLRKMTQEGY, encoded by the exons atgaccgAGGAAGATGCGCGTCTAGTGGAAGAAGAATTCAAGAAAGTAAGCTCACTGCTTTCCTGGAGCGAAACTTTCTTGACGATTGGCGGAATATGGCCGCTGGATAAAACCTACAAGCGTGCGACCTTCTTCACAATTTATCTGACGTTCCAATTGATAATGGAGTACGGAGAACTTCTGGCCGTGTTCGGGGATCTTGAAGCTATGGTGCTCAGTGTCCTTGAGTCAGTGATGCAGAGCATGGTCTATACCAAGCTCTTTGTCTTCAGGTACAGTGTCATGTTGAGGAACCTGATCCTCACGATCAAGGAGGACTTTGAAGATACCTATTACGAAGATTGGGTGGAAAAGAAGATATACTTGGAGTACAACGCCTTGGCGAAGTTGTTTTACAAAATTTCCATGCCTTATATTACTGTCGCGGCTACGCTGTACTATTTAAGACCTTTTTTGACCTATTATGTCATCATGCCTCTAA TAACCGACACAAGCAATCTAACGTTCCTAGTACTTCCATTCCGGCTGAAGCTATTCTTCCCTATTGAAACAACCCAGTCGTACTTCATAATGTACGGCTACTTGTCACCAATGGTCTACCTGTTGATATGCCACAACGCATGGATTTGCCTTTTGATCACAATGGTGCTCCATATTTGCGGACAGTTGGCAGTACTTAATTATAGAATTCGACGAATTCCTCCAGATATTGATGAACATAAGATCCAAGTAGTCTTCGGAAGACTTGTTCGTCGCCATATGCGATCAATTTG GATGGCGAAGAAATTGGACGATACCTTCCATTTTGTTTTGTTGATTGATTTGGTTGGCACAACATTGTTGCTAGGCCTGATGTGCTATATTGTcataatt gGCTCGAGTATGAGTGAGAGCTCTTTTGGTTATGTTTACATCATCTGCGCAATCGCAACAGTATTTCTTCTCTACGGCTATTGTATCGTCGGTGAATGCCTGATTAATgag AGTAAAAAAATCAACGAAGCTTATTACGAGTGTCTTTGGTACAAAAGTTCCCAAAAATTCCGCAAGTCACTATTAATTTGTCTGACCGAGACTCAGGAGCCGCTGAGAATAACAGCGGGaaagttttttacattttcacTGTCCGGGTTCACGGATGTTCTGAAAACGGCCATGAGTTACTTGAGTATGTTGCGGAAAATGACACAGGAgggttattaa
- the LOC123266520 gene encoding neutral and basic amino acid transport protein rBAT-like produces MDKLNLDSAPGELLKPRLIIQDESDCPLLTPSSSVTQDETPSSEQSSLFINQLINDNKDILIQSGDVTSVPAVLSSLNSESGIKAFMNSVVNSNNNKMNDESSSRDPMVESSSNSTCSEQSLNKEPVCTQLLTQLNTAYQHLAPDAQAIFCSQENGGKPPLVGGNAIQLVMPKTPKDYEFTRWNWVRIRQFCFWLMICLLSVSTTFAIRGIVLMPRRCDPTTEWWQGKLFYEIFPASFQDSSKIGDGIGDLQGISSRINYLKSLGVKAVRLNSIFPSEHYPEHYSSIQSLISIDENLGRATDFDELLQNLHRSGIKLILDVPVRYIPVPETLKQKREVENSTGSKIVTPNFQRYVASPDNQVNVIYQVTAALKFWRSKNVDGFYLKDLEHHVNNNSNIVDVLNLWRDLMEGDRILMCHWKVLEAAKSEDVKKALIQSMNLVDFTLNFGNGTLELKKQVDQVISSRIFQGLNDEEIQSRPWMHWSTGGVDRRLIDGLVVKNASCAALVFSMMLPGTPSIFYGDEIGMGDCACEDHKDLEHLHNLSPMPWQVVLNNKSEGFSTNLVIPWLPASNIFAGDSNMDLLKSMIRLRESTAPIYSDTAKRHEQFGVNCEIKYARDELIIIERWYTRQNTYIYLGNFGNTTHKKDFSSFFYEGTIVVGPVKKVNQTIHFKEFEIAPGEAFVIRLEK; encoded by the exons ATGGACAAGTTGAACCTCGATTCAGCTCCTGGTGAACTACTAAAGCCTCGACTAATTATCCAG GATGAATCAGACTGTCCATTGCTTACTCCAAGCTCCTCAGTGACCCAAGATGAGACCCCCAGCAGCGAGCAATCATCGTTGTTCATAAACCAGCTGATAAATGACAACAAGGACATCTTGATCCAGTCAGGAGACGTTACTTCAGTGCCAGCTGTGTTGAGCAGCTTGAATTCCGAAAGCGGGATCAAAGCTTTCATGAACAGCGTCGTCAACAGtaacaacaataaaatgaACGATG AGTCCAGCTCCAGGGATCCAATGGTTGAGTCCTCCAGTAACAGCACCTGCAGTGAGCAGAGTCTCAATAAGGAACCAGTTTGCACTCAATTGTTGACGCAGTTAAATACAGCGTACCAACATTTGGCACCTGATGCTCAAGCTAtt TTTTGCAGTCAAGAAAATGGCGGCAAGCCGCCACTTGTTGGGGGGAACGCCATTCAGTTGGTAATGCCGAAGACTCCCAAAGATTATGAATTCACACGCTGGAATTGGGTCAGAATTCGGCAATTTTGTTTTTGGCTTATGATCTGCTTGCTGAGTGTTTCTACTACTTTCGCAATCAGGGGAATTGTTTTGATGCCTCGCAG ATGTGACCCGACAACAGAATGGTGGCAAGGAAAGCTGTTCTACGAAATATTCCCAGCTTCCTTCCAAGATTCCTCAAAAATAGGCGACGGAATTGGCGACCTCCAGGGTATCAGCTCGCGAATCAACTACTTGAAGTCTCTGGGCGTAAAAGCAGTTCGCCTGAATTCAATTTTTCCATCAGAGCACTACCCGGAGCACTACTCGAGCATCCAAAGCTTGATTTCCATCGACGAGAACCTGGGCCGTGCTACAGACTTCGACGAGCTCCTGCAGAATCTCCATCGCAGTGGCATCAAACTAATTCTGGACGTTCCAGTGCGTTACATTCCAGTTCCTGAAACACTGAAGCAAAAGCGTGAGGTGGAAAATTCAACGGGTTCAAAAATTGTAACTCCAAACTTCCAGCGCTACGTCGCTAGTCCAGACAACCAGGTCAACGTGATCTACCAGGTGACTGCAGCTCTGAAATTCTGGCGCTCGAAGAACGTCGACGGGTTTTACCTCAAGGACCTGGAGCACCACGTTAACAACAACTCCAACATTGTTGACGTTCTGAACCTCTGGAGAGACCTTATGGAGGGTGATAGGATCCTCATGTGCCACTGGAAGGTCCTGGAGGCTGCTAAGAGCGAAGATGTCAAGAAAGCTTTGATCCAAAGCATGAACCTGGTGGATTTTACCCTCAACTTCGGGAACGGGACTCTGGAGCTCAAGAAGCAGGTGGATCAAGTCATCAGCAGCAGAATCTTCCAGGGACTCAATGATGAAGAGATCCAAAGTCGGCCCTGGATGCACTGGTCCACTGGAGGCGTTGACAGGCGGCTTATTGATGGTTTGGTGGTTAAAAATGCCAGTTGTGCAGCTCTTGTCTTTTCTATGATGCTTCCTGGGACTCCTAGTATCTTCTACGGTGACGAg ATTGGAATGGGTGACTGCGCTTGTGAAGATCACAAAGACCTTGAGCACTTGCATAATTTGTCCCCGATGCCTTGGCAAGTTGTTCTCAACAATAAATCCGAAGGATTCTCGACGAATCTCGTGATTCCGTGGTTACCAGCTTCGAATATTTTCGCTGGAGATAGCAACATGGATTTACTGAAGAGCATGATTAGATTAAGGGAGTCCACTGCGCCGATTTATAGTGACACTGCGAAAAGACATGAACAGTTTGGAGTTAATTGTGAAATCAA GTACGCTCGCGATGAGCTGATAATAATTGAGCGTTGGTATACTCGGCAAAACACCTACATATATCTTGGGAACTTCGGGAACACCACACACAAAAAAgacttttcttctttcttctaCGAGGGTACTATTGTCGTAGGTCCTGTCAAGAAAGTTAATCAAACTATTCACTTCAAGGAGTTTGAGATTGCTCCTGGAGAAGCTTTTGTTATTAGActtgagaaataa
- the LOC123266535 gene encoding mitochondrial basic amino acids transporter isoform X1 gives MIDFIAGCLGGSAGLIVGYPLDTIKVHLQVQNTKNPTYRGTWHCFQSILHKESIHGLYRGMSSPLAGVAALNAIVFGVYAQAQKHIIKDPNNLTSHFFAGALAGLAQAPIICPLELAKMRLQLQENSVKSPKKIYSGPITCMIDILRQKGIRGVFTGFWVTVVREVPSLGLYFSTYELLTRNIYFNFANKNEITTFHMLMAGGFAGIGSWLFTYPIDVIKSRIQADQNGRYKGSIDCLKKSVREDGVKCLFRGLNSTILRAFPTNAVTFTVVHWTLRLFNYEEIVKEDLKVKEEKGNSDNCRLVKFYLMFDTILDKNFNLCTGVNICHDNYYYLRKNDYEENYNDYKDKFVRCL, from the exons ATGATAGATTTCATCGCAGGATGCCTCGGAG gGAGTGCGGGCCTCATTGTTGGATATCCACTGGATACAATCAAAGTGCACCTGCAAGTTCAGAACACAAAAAATCCTACTTATCGAGGAACATGGCACTGTTTTCAATCAATTCTTCACAAAGAATCG ATTCACGGACTTTACCGAGGAATGTCATCCCCACTAGCCGGCGTAGCGGCGTTAAACGCGATAGTCTTTGGAGTGTACGCGCAAGCGCAGAAGCACATCATAAAGGACCCAAACAACCTAACCTCGCATTTCTTCGCAGGCGCTCTAGCAGGTCTTGCGCAGGCTCCAATAATATGTCCGCTAGAATTAGCAAAAATGCGACTGCAGCTTCAAGAAAATTCAGTAAAGTCtccaaaaaaaatctattctGGACCCATAACCTGCATGATAGATATCTTACGGCAAAAAGGGATCAGGGGAGTATTCACGGGGTTTTGGGTGACTGTAGTAAGGGAAGTACCGAGCTTAGGGCTCTATTTTTCTACCTACGAACTCTTAACTCGCAATATTTACTTCAACTTCGCAAACAAAAACGAAATAACGACCTTCCACATGCTAATGGCGGGCGGATTTGCGGGGATTGGGTCCTGGTTGTTCACCTATCCAATCGACGTGATAAAATCTCGGATCCAAGCTGATCAAAATGGCCGCTACAAAGGCTCTATTGACTGTCTGAAGAAATCTGTGAGGGAAGATGGCGTTAAGTGTCTCTTCCGTGGACTCAATTCCACCATTTTGAGAGCCTTTCCTACGAACGCTGTTACTTTTACGGTTGTTCACTGGACACTCAGGTTATTTAATTACGAAGAAATAGTGAAAGAAGACTTGAAGGTTAAGGAGGAGAAAGGTAACAGTGACAATTGTCGGCtggttaaattttatttaatgtttgaCACTAttctagataaaaattttaatttatgcaCAGGCGTCAATATTTGTcatgataattattactatttgaggaaaaatgattatgaagaaaattacAATGATTATAAGGATAAGTTTGTGAGATGTTTGTAA
- the LOC123266535 gene encoding mitochondrial basic amino acids transporter isoform X2: MIDFIAGCLGGSAGLIVGYPLDTIKVHLQVQNTKNPTYRGTWHCFQSILHKESIHGLYRGMSSPLAGVAALNAIVFGVYAQAQKHIIKDPNNLTSHFFAGALAGLAQAPIICPLELAKMRLQLQENSVKSPKKIYSGPITCMIDILRQKGIRGVFTGFWVTVVREVPSLGLYFSTYELLTRNIYFNFANKNEITTFHMLMAGGFAGIGSWLFTYPIDVIKSRIQADQNGRYKGSIDCLKKSVREDGVKCLFRGLNSTILRAFPTNAVTFTVVHWTLRLFNYEEIVKEDLKVKEEKGVNICHDNYYYLRKNDYEENYNDYKDKFVRCL, from the exons ATGATAGATTTCATCGCAGGATGCCTCGGAG gGAGTGCGGGCCTCATTGTTGGATATCCACTGGATACAATCAAAGTGCACCTGCAAGTTCAGAACACAAAAAATCCTACTTATCGAGGAACATGGCACTGTTTTCAATCAATTCTTCACAAAGAATCG ATTCACGGACTTTACCGAGGAATGTCATCCCCACTAGCCGGCGTAGCGGCGTTAAACGCGATAGTCTTTGGAGTGTACGCGCAAGCGCAGAAGCACATCATAAAGGACCCAAACAACCTAACCTCGCATTTCTTCGCAGGCGCTCTAGCAGGTCTTGCGCAGGCTCCAATAATATGTCCGCTAGAATTAGCAAAAATGCGACTGCAGCTTCAAGAAAATTCAGTAAAGTCtccaaaaaaaatctattctGGACCCATAACCTGCATGATAGATATCTTACGGCAAAAAGGGATCAGGGGAGTATTCACGGGGTTTTGGGTGACTGTAGTAAGGGAAGTACCGAGCTTAGGGCTCTATTTTTCTACCTACGAACTCTTAACTCGCAATATTTACTTCAACTTCGCAAACAAAAACGAAATAACGACCTTCCACATGCTAATGGCGGGCGGATTTGCGGGGATTGGGTCCTGGTTGTTCACCTATCCAATCGACGTGATAAAATCTCGGATCCAAGCTGATCAAAATGGCCGCTACAAAGGCTCTATTGACTGTCTGAAGAAATCTGTGAGGGAAGATGGCGTTAAGTGTCTCTTCCGTGGACTCAATTCCACCATTTTGAGAGCCTTTCCTACGAACGCTGTTACTTTTACGGTTGTTCACTGGACACTCAGGTTATTTAATTACGAAGAAATAGTGAAAGAAGACTTGAAGGTTAAGGAGGAGAAAG GCGTCAATATTTGTcatgataattattactatttgaggaaaaatgattatgaagaaaattacAATGATTATAAGGATAAGTTTGTGAGATGTTTGTAA
- the LOC123266535 gene encoding mitochondrial basic amino acids transporter isoform X3 encodes MIDFIAGCLGGSAGLIVGYPLDTIKVHLQVQNTKNPTYRGTWHCFQSILHKESIHGLYRGMSSPLAGVAALNAIVFGVYAQAQKHIIKDPNNLTSHFFAGALAGLAQAPIICPLELAKMRLQLQENSVKSPKKIYSGPITCMIDILRQKGIRGVFTGFWVTVVREVPSLGLYFSTYELLTRNIYFNFANKNEITTFHMLMAGGFAGIGSWLFTYPIDVIKSRIQADQNGRYKGSIDCLKKSVREDGVKCLFRGLNSTILRAFPTNAVTFTVVHWTLRLFNYEEIVKEDLKVKEEKG; translated from the exons ATGATAGATTTCATCGCAGGATGCCTCGGAG gGAGTGCGGGCCTCATTGTTGGATATCCACTGGATACAATCAAAGTGCACCTGCAAGTTCAGAACACAAAAAATCCTACTTATCGAGGAACATGGCACTGTTTTCAATCAATTCTTCACAAAGAATCG ATTCACGGACTTTACCGAGGAATGTCATCCCCACTAGCCGGCGTAGCGGCGTTAAACGCGATAGTCTTTGGAGTGTACGCGCAAGCGCAGAAGCACATCATAAAGGACCCAAACAACCTAACCTCGCATTTCTTCGCAGGCGCTCTAGCAGGTCTTGCGCAGGCTCCAATAATATGTCCGCTAGAATTAGCAAAAATGCGACTGCAGCTTCAAGAAAATTCAGTAAAGTCtccaaaaaaaatctattctGGACCCATAACCTGCATGATAGATATCTTACGGCAAAAAGGGATCAGGGGAGTATTCACGGGGTTTTGGGTGACTGTAGTAAGGGAAGTACCGAGCTTAGGGCTCTATTTTTCTACCTACGAACTCTTAACTCGCAATATTTACTTCAACTTCGCAAACAAAAACGAAATAACGACCTTCCACATGCTAATGGCGGGCGGATTTGCGGGGATTGGGTCCTGGTTGTTCACCTATCCAATCGACGTGATAAAATCTCGGATCCAAGCTGATCAAAATGGCCGCTACAAAGGCTCTATTGACTGTCTGAAGAAATCTGTGAGGGAAGATGGCGTTAAGTGTCTCTTCCGTGGACTCAATTCCACCATTTTGAGAGCCTTTCCTACGAACGCTGTTACTTTTACGGTTGTTCACTGGACACTCAGGTTATTTAATTACGAAGAAATAGTGAAAGAAGACTTGAAGGTTAAGGAGGAGAAAG
- the LOC123266535 gene encoding mitochondrial basic amino acids transporter isoform X4: MSSPLAGVAALNAIVFGVYAQAQKHIIKDPNNLTSHFFAGALAGLAQAPIICPLELAKMRLQLQENSVKSPKKIYSGPITCMIDILRQKGIRGVFTGFWVTVVREVPSLGLYFSTYELLTRNIYFNFANKNEITTFHMLMAGGFAGIGSWLFTYPIDVIKSRIQADQNGRYKGSIDCLKKSVREDGVKCLFRGLNSTILRAFPTNAVTFTVVHWTLRLFNYEEIVKEDLKVKEEKGNSDNCRLVKFYLMFDTILDKNFNLCTGVNICHDNYYYLRKNDYEENYNDYKDKFVRCL, translated from the coding sequence ATGTCATCCCCACTAGCCGGCGTAGCGGCGTTAAACGCGATAGTCTTTGGAGTGTACGCGCAAGCGCAGAAGCACATCATAAAGGACCCAAACAACCTAACCTCGCATTTCTTCGCAGGCGCTCTAGCAGGTCTTGCGCAGGCTCCAATAATATGTCCGCTAGAATTAGCAAAAATGCGACTGCAGCTTCAAGAAAATTCAGTAAAGTCtccaaaaaaaatctattctGGACCCATAACCTGCATGATAGATATCTTACGGCAAAAAGGGATCAGGGGAGTATTCACGGGGTTTTGGGTGACTGTAGTAAGGGAAGTACCGAGCTTAGGGCTCTATTTTTCTACCTACGAACTCTTAACTCGCAATATTTACTTCAACTTCGCAAACAAAAACGAAATAACGACCTTCCACATGCTAATGGCGGGCGGATTTGCGGGGATTGGGTCCTGGTTGTTCACCTATCCAATCGACGTGATAAAATCTCGGATCCAAGCTGATCAAAATGGCCGCTACAAAGGCTCTATTGACTGTCTGAAGAAATCTGTGAGGGAAGATGGCGTTAAGTGTCTCTTCCGTGGACTCAATTCCACCATTTTGAGAGCCTTTCCTACGAACGCTGTTACTTTTACGGTTGTTCACTGGACACTCAGGTTATTTAATTACGAAGAAATAGTGAAAGAAGACTTGAAGGTTAAGGAGGAGAAAGGTAACAGTGACAATTGTCGGCtggttaaattttatttaatgtttgaCACTAttctagataaaaattttaatttatgcaCAGGCGTCAATATTTGTcatgataattattactatttgaggaaaaatgattatgaagaaaattacAATGATTATAAGGATAAGTTTGTGAGATGTTTGTAA